The following are from one region of the Angustibacter sp. Root456 genome:
- a CDS encoding glycine betaine ABC transporter substrate-binding protein, which yields MRRPTLIGGVLLAATLALSACGDAGSSGTAAPSSSSSGGAAKAACAPVPGQELVVLDDDKKLQTVDNLIPAVNKAKSSDALLAAVNKVSAALTTDDLVGLNKKADIERQSPANVAKEYAAAKGLDAPASGGSGAVTVGAANFSENQIVANLYAIALNAAGFDASVRTVGNREVYEPELEKGTLTVVPEYVGTLTEFLNKKINGADAQAKASSDLQATVAELTKLGEKVGLVFGEPSQAADQNAFAVTKAFADKYDVSTLSELGDKCGGLVLGGPPECPQRPFCQPGLEKTYGLSITSFKALDAGGPLTKNALKQGEIALGLVFSSDGSLAAG from the coding sequence ATGCGAAGGCCCACTCTGATTGGCGGCGTGCTGCTCGCTGCCACGCTCGCTCTCTCTGCGTGCGGTGACGCCGGCTCGTCCGGCACCGCAGCGCCGTCGTCCAGCAGCTCTGGTGGCGCGGCGAAGGCCGCCTGCGCACCCGTGCCCGGTCAGGAGCTCGTCGTGCTCGACGACGACAAGAAGCTGCAGACGGTCGACAACCTCATCCCCGCCGTCAACAAGGCGAAGAGCTCCGACGCGCTGCTCGCCGCGGTCAACAAGGTGTCAGCCGCTCTGACCACTGACGACCTCGTCGGCCTCAACAAGAAGGCTGACATCGAGCGCCAGTCGCCGGCCAACGTCGCCAAGGAGTACGCGGCGGCCAAGGGCCTCGACGCCCCGGCGTCGGGAGGCTCGGGCGCGGTCACGGTCGGTGCGGCCAACTTCAGCGAGAACCAGATCGTGGCCAACCTCTACGCCATCGCCCTGAACGCCGCGGGCTTCGACGCCTCGGTGCGCACGGTCGGCAACCGTGAGGTGTACGAGCCCGAGCTCGAGAAGGGCACGCTCACCGTCGTGCCCGAGTACGTCGGCACGCTCACCGAGTTCCTCAACAAGAAGATCAACGGCGCCGACGCGCAGGCCAAGGCGTCCAGCGACCTGCAGGCCACCGTCGCCGAGCTGACGAAGCTGGGCGAGAAGGTCGGCCTCGTCTTCGGCGAGCCCTCGCAGGCCGCCGACCAGAACGCGTTCGCCGTCACCAAGGCGTTCGCCGACAAGTACGACGTCTCGACGCTGTCCGAGCTCGGCGACAAGTGCGGTGGGCTGGTGCTCGGTGGGCCGCCCGAGTGCCCGCAGCGCCCGTTCTGCCAGCCCGGCCTCGAGAAGACCTACGGGCTCTCGATCACCTCGTTCAAGGCGCTGGACGCCGGTGGTCCGCTCACCAAGA
- a CDS encoding ABC transporter permease: MTAVAALPAFAADGEGILQRTITWFNDPLNYRGPNGVAALTVEHLWITFAAVVLACAVALPVGIWMGHRGRGGTLVVVVSNLSRAIPTLALLTIFAVGDLGFGNRPTILALAIFAIPPLLANAFVGVSQVDPDARDAARGMGMSGWQVLRDVELPLAVPLVAAGLRTAVVQVCATASLAALVAGGGLGVLINLGFGQRRFDEVLAGGLLIAVLCLVLELVMATVQRAVTPQALRRGRLVT; the protein is encoded by the coding sequence ATGACCGCCGTCGCGGCGCTGCCGGCGTTCGCCGCGGACGGCGAGGGCATCCTGCAGCGCACCATCACGTGGTTCAACGACCCGCTCAACTACCGCGGACCGAACGGCGTCGCCGCCCTCACGGTCGAGCACCTGTGGATCACCTTCGCGGCCGTGGTCCTGGCCTGCGCCGTGGCGCTCCCGGTGGGCATCTGGATGGGTCACCGGGGCCGCGGCGGGACGCTCGTGGTGGTGGTGTCGAACCTCTCGCGCGCGATCCCGACCCTGGCGCTGCTCACCATCTTCGCCGTCGGCGACCTCGGCTTCGGTAACCGGCCGACGATCCTGGCCCTCGCGATCTTCGCCATCCCACCCCTGCTCGCCAACGCGTTCGTCGGTGTCTCTCAGGTCGACCCCGACGCCCGCGACGCGGCGCGGGGCATGGGCATGAGCGGCTGGCAGGTGCTGCGCGACGTCGAGCTGCCGCTCGCCGTGCCGCTCGTGGCTGCAGGTCTGCGGACAGCCGTGGTGCAGGTCTGCGCGACCGCGTCGCTGGCTGCCCTGGTCGCAGGCGGGGGGCTCGGAGTGCTCATCAACCTCGGCTTCGGCCAGCGGCGCTTCGACGAGGTGCTGGCGGGCGGCCTGCTCATCGCCGTCCTGTGCCTCGTGCTCGAGCTGGTGATGGCGACGGTGCAGCGGGCGGTGACCCCTCAGGCCCTGCGCCGTGGACGGCTCGTGACCTGA